The sequence GAACGTCTCGTTCGACTACTACCAGAACGCCGGTGACGAGAATACTACCAGAACGCCGGTGACGAGAACGAGTTCGTCCTGGTCGAGGTCTTCGCCGACAGCGCCGCGGGCGACGCGCACGTCGCCACGCAGCACGCCCAGGAGTTCTTCCCGTTCATGTCGACCGTCGTCGCGGAGAAACCGCGGATCAACTACCAGAACCTCGACGGCGACGCCTGGTCGGAGATGGCCGAGGTCACGCCGGTCGACTAGGCGGTGTCCGGTAAGTCTGTTCGATGGGTCGGCGCCGTCCGCCCGTGCCGTCAGGGGTCGCCTGGGCGCGGAGACCGCGGACATGACTTGCCGGACAGCGCCTAGGCCGCCTCCCTGGCGGTGCGGTCGATGATGGCGGCCAGCGTCGCCGCGGCTTCTTCGGGGACCCAATGGCTGACGCCGGTCAGGACTTCGAGCCGGTAGGCGGCGTCGACGTACTGGCCGGCGAGTTCGGCACTTCGCCGGGACAGGGCCGTGTCGCCGTCGCTCCAGACGTGCGTGGTCGGCACGGTGACCCGGGTGCGGAGGGCGGCCGGGTGCAGGAACGGCATCGCGCGGTACCAGTTCAGTCCCCCGGTGAGGGCTCCACCGCGGACGATGTCCCGGCGGACCTGCTCGATCTGGTCGGGGGTCATCCCGGTGCCGGTCAGCGTGCGGTCCAGTACGCGTGGCAGGCGCCGGAGGGCGAATTCCGGCAGCCAGGGGAGCTGGAACAGGAACATGTAGTACGACCGGACGAGCTGGTCGCTGGTCAGCATCGCGCGGAGGAACGCTCCGGGATGCGGGACCGACACGGTGGTCAGCGACCTGACCAGGTCCGGCCGTCGTGCCGCCGTCGACCAGGCGGCGATGGCACCCCAGTCATGCCCGACGAGATGGACCGGCCCGGCGCCGAGGGTCTCGATGAGGGCGACGGTGTCGGCCACGAGGCGGCCGGACCGGTAGGCGTAGCGGCCTCGTGGGCGCGCGCGAGGTGAGTAGCCGCGCTGGTCGGGCACGATCGTGCGGTATCCCCGCTGGTGGAGCAGGGTGGCGGTCTCTGTCCAAGAGGCGCCGGTCTGCGGGAAACCGTGCAGCAGGACGACGACGGTGCCGTCGAGCGGGCCGGTGTCCTGGACGTCGAAGATGAGTCCGTCATGGTCGAAGGTGGCGATGCGGCGGGGCGCGGTCATGGGCGGTTCCCCTTCTTTCGTGGACTGCTCCTATATGTTACCTTGAGTAACAGTGAATCGCGGTAACAGGTAGCCGCGCACTCTGTCGACGTCGTCAGGGAGGTCCGTATGACCAGCACCGATGTGCCACGCACCGCGGCAACGGCCGGGGCCGGCCGCCACGAGACCGCGCAGCGTCTCCTCGATTCGTCCGCGATGCTGTCCTACGATCCCGCCACCGAGGTGGACTGGGAGACGCCGCTGGACAAGAACTTCCACGGCGCCAGCCCGGAGTGGAGCACGCTCTACGGCACGAGCTACTGGGCCGAGATGAGCACGGAGCAGCAGAAGGAACTCACGCGCCAGGAAGCCGCTTCGGTCGCGAGCACCGGTATCTGGTTCGAGATGATCCTGCAGCAGATGGTGCTCCGCGACTTCTACGCCAAGGACCCGACCGACCCGGCCTTCCAGTGGGCGCTCACCGAGATCGCCGACGAATGCCGCCACTCGATCATGTTCGCCCGCGGCGCGGAGAAACTCGGCGCACCCCCGTACCGTCCGCGCAAGCTCGCCGTCGAACTCGGCCGGGTCTTCAAGGCGACGGCCAGCGGCGAAGCGGCGTACGCGGCCATTCTCGTCGCCGAAGAGGTCCTCGACGTGATGCAGCGTGACTGGATGCGTGACGAGCGGGTGGTCCCGTTCGTGCGCACCATCAACAACATCCACGTCGTCGAAGAGTCCCGGCACATGAAGTTCGCCCGTGAGGAGACGCGGGAGCAGCTGGAGGGCGCGGGTTTCGTGCGCCGCCGGATCAACGCGCTGGTCATCGCGATCGCGTCGTACTTCATCGTCAGCAGCATGATCAACCGCGACGTCTACAAGAACGCCGGGCTCGACACCAAGCGCGCCTTGCGTGAGGCGAAGGCCAACGAGCACCACAAGGCGATGATGCGGTCGAGCTGTGCGGGCCTGATGGAGTTCCTCGGCTCGTGCGGTCTGCTCACCCGCCCCGCGCTGGTGTTCTACAAGCGGGCGAACCTGATCTGACATGGCCTTCGCGATCACCCAGACCTGCTGCAACGACGCCACCTGCGTGTCGGTCTGCCCGGTCAACTGCATCCACCCGACGCCGGACGAGCCCGACTTCGGCACCACCGAGATGCTCTACGTCGATCCGGCCTCCTGCATCGACTGCGGAGCCTGCGCGGACGCCTGCCCGGTGGACGCGATCTTCCCCGCGGATCTGCTGACCGGATCGCTCAAGGTCTACGCGGGCATCAACGCGGACTTCTACGCCGACCGGGAGACCGTCTCTTCGGTGGATCCGGCGCCGAACTTCCACCGGTGGGCCCCGCCGACGTTCGACCGGGCCATCCCGAGCGATTTCGCGCCGCCCGACATCGCCGTCGTCGGCACCGGCCCGGCCGGGATGTACGCGGTGGAGGACCTGCTCCTCCACACGAACGCGCGAGTCACCCTGATCGACCGGCTACCGGTCGCGGGCGGGCTCGTCCGCTACGGCGTCGCCCCGGACCATCCCGCCACGAAGCGGATCGGCGAGACGTTCTCGCGTCTCCACGAGCATCCGCGGCTGCGGATGCGCCTGGGCACCGAGGTCGGCCGTGACGTGTCCGTGGACGAGCTCGCCGAGCGCCACGACGCGGTCGTTTACGCGGTCGGGGCCTCGTCCGCCCGCGGTCTCGGCCTCGAGGGCGAAGAACTGCCCGGCAGCATCGCCGCGACCACCGTCGTCGCCTGGTACAACGGTCATCCGGACGTGCCCGCGACCGCGGTGGACCTGTCCGCGGAACGAGTCGTGCTGGTCGGCACCGGGAACGTCGCGCTCGACGTCGCCCGGATTTTGACCGCGGACCCCGACGACCTCGCCGGGACCACGATCGCCCCGCACGCGCTGGAACGGTTGCGCAGCAGCAAGATCCGAGAAGTCG comes from Amycolatopsis lurida and encodes:
- a CDS encoding putative quinol monooxygenase → MVEVFADSAAGDAHVATQHAQEFFPFMSTVVAEKPRINYQNLDGDAWSEMAEVTPVD
- a CDS encoding alpha/beta fold hydrolase, whose translation is MTAPRRIATFDHDGLIFDVQDTGPLDGTVVVLLHGFPQTGASWTETATLLHQRGYRTIVPDQRGYSPRARPRGRYAYRSGRLVADTVALIETLGAGPVHLVGHDWGAIAAWSTAARRPDLVRSLTTVSVPHPGAFLRAMLTSDQLVRSYYMFLFQLPWLPEFALRRLPRVLDRTLTGTGMTPDQIEQVRRDIVRGGALTGGLNWYRAMPFLHPAALRTRVTVPTTHVWSDGDTALSRRSAELAGQYVDAAYRLEVLTGVSHWVPEEAAATLAAIIDRTAREAA
- a CDS encoding AurF N-oxygenase family protein, encoding MTSTDVPRTAATAGAGRHETAQRLLDSSAMLSYDPATEVDWETPLDKNFHGASPEWSTLYGTSYWAEMSTEQQKELTRQEAASVASTGIWFEMILQQMVLRDFYAKDPTDPAFQWALTEIADECRHSIMFARGAEKLGAPPYRPRKLAVELGRVFKATASGEAAYAAILVAEEVLDVMQRDWMRDERVVPFVRTINNIHVVEESRHMKFAREETREQLEGAGFVRRRINALVIAIASYFIVSSMINRDVYKNAGLDTKRALREAKANEHHKAMMRSSCAGLMEFLGSCGLLTRPALVFYKRANLI
- a CDS encoding FAD-dependent oxidoreductase; amino-acid sequence: MAFAITQTCCNDATCVSVCPVNCIHPTPDEPDFGTTEMLYVDPASCIDCGACADACPVDAIFPADLLTGSLKVYAGINADFYADRETVSSVDPAPNFHRWAPPTFDRAIPSDFAPPDIAVVGTGPAGMYAVEDLLLHTNARVTLIDRLPVAGGLVRYGVAPDHPATKRIGETFSRLHEHPRLRMRLGTEVGRDVSVDELAERHDAVVYAVGASSARGLGLEGEELPGSIAATTVVAWYNGHPDVPATAVDLSAERVVLVGTGNVALDVARILTADPDDLAGTTIAPHALERLRSSKIREVVLLARRGPEDAAYTSPELLALAGRADVPLVVDAADPRTTAAIDAGTGKAALLRELGRETVDWTAPPGSDGRRIVLRFHSAPTGIIGDTQVRGLRVTGQDEPVEIAAGQVVRAVGYRGVPVPGLPFDDDRGTIPNTAGRVDGLSGAYVVGWIKRGPSGGIGANRTCARETVATLLEDITSGRLPVRERRSPVAALAARFRRR